The DNA sequence GAAGCTTCCCGGATCACCATAGCGGTCCTCCGTAGAACGATCCCATATAACATCCTTTCCATCATGTGTATTGGGATTGAAGAAGCTGGTGACCATCCTCCGGTCGCTCCTCCAGAATTCATAAACAACAGCCATATCGTCATTACCCCATGTAATACCAGCGTAGCGCAGCTCCAGCTTAAGCCCCTTCCGGGGCTCACCTGCAAATGGCGACTCCAGCCGCACAAGCTGATCACGGTAAGGCACATCAACCGAGGGATCACCGCCGTCGAGCGCCTCAACCCAGTAAACGGTTGCCGGTGCGTCGTTGCGCCATGTAAAGGAACGGGGCCCCGGAGATGTTGCTCCGAACCCGCGGGGCATCTCCTCCATCAGGGGAACCTCGGCAATCGTGCGCACCAGTTGTCCACCGGTATCCCACACCTCTACATTGTAGGGGAACCTGAACTGGGGAACAAGGTATGAAAATGGCCTCTGTATGCTCATCACCATCAGGTAATTACCGTCAGGGGATGAGCTTACGCTCCTGAATATCGCCGGGTCGCCGATGTTGCTGCGGTCGCCGTTTAAACTGATCTTCACAAGCTGTGCGGTAGCATAATATTCGAACAGCTCCTCATCGTGCCTGTCAGTTAAAAGATCCTGGAACGTCCTGGCAGGAGCCTGTCTTCCAATGCTCTCCTGCACCACAGGTCCGGCCGGCACTGCAGGGCGAAGGGGTGCTTCGCCCCTGCCTGCAGGCACCTGAGTATATATCAGGGTCTCACTGTCAGACAGCCAGGTAAAGGGATTGCCCAGCACATCATTCACAACCGGTTCGGTAAGCCTGAAGGCTTCGGCCTTTGACAGGTCGGCATACCACAACTCAATACCATGGTCAACGGTTACAAGGAACGCTATCCTGCTTCCGTCGGGCGCCCACCTTACATTGTTTATCTTCGCCGGGTAGGGCAGGCCCCTAAGCCTCCGCTCGTTCGTACCGTCCATATCCATTACGCTGATCCCTGTATTGTATCTTGCCCTGCCGGGGCCGTTAGTTGCCGGGTCGAAACGCACGCCGGCAAGACGGAGCTCTTCCCTGGCCAGTTCATCAATGCCGGGCATGCTCGGGTTGTCAAACAGAAGCATCATCTCGCCGCGTGGGTGAATACTGACTGACGGGGTTGCCGGGGCATCAACAATTGAAAGAATGTCATCGGGTGGCAGCATATAAGGTGTATCCAGTTGCGCACTGAGGCTAAAGGAGCACACCACTGCAATGGCAATACTTAACAATGTTGTCTTTGTTGTCTTTTTCATATCTGCTAATTATAGTTAGACTTTCGGTTATTAATCTTATTAGCCAGGATGTTGTACCCGGTATCTCATTTCTGCCTTCAAAAAGGGTCGTTAAATTAACTATTTTCTGTTACTTTTACATAAAAACAGGCAACATGTGCGACAAAGAGCAGGAGATAATCGAAGCGGCCTGGGAAAACCGGGATCTGACCGATAGCAGGGAGACAGCAGAAACCATTGAAAAGATAATAGGCAAACTCGACAGGGGTGAGATCAGGGTAGCTGAGCCCACAGGTGACGGCTGGCAGGTAAATGACTGGGTCAAGAAAGCGGTGATCCTTTACTTCCCCCTGAGGAAGATGGAAGTTACCGAAGCAGGCCCCCTTGAGTTCCATGACAAGATGAGACTCAAAAAAGGATATGACCAGGCAGGGGTAAGGGTCGTACCGCATGCTATTGCACGTTACGGGTCATACCTTTCAAGGGGAGTCGTGATGATGCCCTCATACGTGAACATAGGCGCATGGGTGGGTGAAAACACCATGGTCGATACCTGGGCCACCGTAGGATCATGCGCCCAGATAGGAAAGAACGTTCACCTGAGCGGGGGTGTGGGCATCGGAGGAGTACTTGAGCCGGTGCAGGCCTCACCCGTCATAATAGAAGACAACTGCTTTATTGGTTCCCGCTGTATCGTGGTCGAAGGGGTCAGGGTGGAGCGTGAAGCGGTTCTGGGAGCCAATGTAGTACTGACCATGTCAACACGGATAATAGATGTGACAGGCAGCTCACCCCTTGAAATGAGAGGGGTGGTACCCGGTGGTTCGGTTGTCATTCCCGGCACTTTCCCTAAAAAATTTCCCGCCGGTGAATACCAGGTACCCTGTGCCCTGATAATAGGGAAAAGGAAAAAATCGACAGATATGAAAACATCCCTCAATGAAGCCCTGAGGGAGTACAATGTCTCTGTCTAGCTTCCGGAAAACAAAAAAACCAGTTAACCCACAAATCATGAAGGAAGATCTGGAACGTGCCCTGGAGTCGATCCAAAAGGGAGGCACCATCCTCTACCCTACCGATACCATATGGGGCATAGGGTGCGACGCAACCAACAACAGGGCGGTAATGAAGGTTTTTGATATCAAGAACCGTGAAGACACCAGGCAGATGCTGATCCTGATCGATGAACCTTCCAACATCCATAAGTATGTAATGGATGTGCCGGATATAGCATTTAATTTCATCGATGCGGCAAAGAGGCCATTGAGCATTATATTTCAGAATGCCATAAACCTGGCCCCCTCGCTTATCGGCCATGACCATACAATAGGCATCAGGGTCGTAAAGGACGATTTCTGCCGGGAACTTATCAGGATGCTGGGAAAACCCATCGTCTCAACCTCGGCCAACATCTCAGGCAGTCCGCCGCCCGGCAGCTTCAGCAAGATAGCTGACAGCATAAAGGATGCAGTTGACTACATAGTAGTCCACCGCCAGGATGATGCCAGGCAGTCGTCACCTTCTGACATCATCAAGTTTGGCGAAGACGGCGAAATAATCAAGATCCGTTAGCGCTGGTTCATCGGGCGTGCTGCCGGAACCCGGGTTCAGTTGGCATTCACCACGCGTCCAGAACCGGTTATCCTTGCGTCAATCCGGGGATTGCCCGTATATATAACACGGCCGCTGCCCGATATGCGTACATTCAGGTTTGACATCACATGGATACTGCAGTTCCCGGAGCCGGTTATCAGTGCATCGGCATTCTCAACCGGCAGATTCCGGGTGTCAAGCCTTCCTGAGCCGCTGATAACGATTTTCGACTTCTCCAGTTTCCTGCCCCCTCCGATCGTAAGCCTTCCCGATCCCGAAACTGTAACATCCAGCTCACTTGCATCAAGCTCCTCCAATTCAATCCTGCCGCTTCCGCTTATGGTTACAGCCATTCTGCCGGTTGTGACGGGGCCCTCGGAATATATGGAGGCTGACCCTGAAAGGGCGATCCCTTCGAGCTCCGTCATGGTAATATATACATACAGTTCATCACTCCTCCTGTATCTCCACCGTGAAGGCATCCGTATGCTGAGCCGGCCATTATTCACCTCAGTTATGAGATTCTCGACCACCCGATTGGTACCCTCAATAATAACCTTCTGCTCATCACCCTGCTTGAGATATACCTCTCCGGGCACTGACACACTGATGCTTTTGAATTTTTCAACTCTCCTTTCCTCGGCAGGCAGGTCCCTCTGTGCTACTGCAGTGCCAACCGAAATAGCGGTTAACATCAGGACTATAAGTGTAATTCTTGCATTAATTGACATAATTGTTGGTTTAGATTGATAAAGCCGGCGAGCCGGTATTAATATTTTAAAGACTTCAGAAAAAAAAAATCGCTGCATGCTTTTTTGCTTATTTTTGCATAAGGGTGATATCAGATTCAGCAGAGCCGTTGTTGCGAAAGCTCAAAACCCGGGACATAAAACATAGACGCACACCTCATTCCTGAAATAACTGACTGGGAGCAGAATGACTGACGAACATCACTACGGATATGATGAGAGGGGGCACACCCCAAGATGGATGATCTTTCTCCTTGACCTGGTCATCAGCATCTCATCAATGGTCCTGGCCTACCAGCTCAGGTTCAATTTCTCAATTCCCGCTGAATGGAGCTCCAGGTTTTCGCTTGTGTTCCCTCTTGTAATTATTGTCAGGGGCGGCAGTTTTTTGGTTTTCAGGACATTCGCGGGACTTATCAGGTATACCGGGACCGGCGAATCGGGAAGGCTCCTTTATGTGGCCAGCACTGGCACCGGTATCCTGACTGGCATCAACCTGCTTGCCTATGTGGTTACCGGGGGCATACTGCTTTTTCCAATGTCCGTCCTCCTGATTGACCTTGTGGTACTGCTTTTTTTGCTTACCACCACAAGAATGTTCATGAGAAACACCTATTACGAACTCTTCAACAAGAGAGATGACCGGAAAGGGGTTATTATATATGGTACCGGACAGGGAGGACTGGTATTGAAGCACACACTTGAAAGAGAGATGGGCCGTAACTTCAGAGTGGTCGGCTTCATGGATGAAACCGAACGCATTGCAGGAAAAAAGATTGAAGGAGTAATGGTACACGATGTTGGCGACCTCAGGGCATTCCTTGAAAGGACCAAAATCCACTCCTTTATATTCTCAAAAGATCCTCCCTCACCTGAAAAAAAAGTCGATATTGTCGATGTATGCCTTGATTTCGACATGAAAGTCCTTTCCGTGCCCCACATATCATCGTGGATATCATCCAGGCTTGCGTTTAACCAGATAAAGTCGGTGCACATTGACGACCTCCTTGAGCGGACACCTGTGCCGGTAAATGACAGCCGCATAAGCTCGCTCATCTCGGGCAAGGTTATCATGATAACCGGAGCTGCCGGGTCAATAGGAAGCGAAATAGTTCGACAGGTCAAGGATTATGATCCTGGCAAGCTCATCCTTGTTGATCAGGCGGAATCAGCCCTTTACGATCTGGAACTTAAAATCAGGGAGGAGTTTAATCAGGAAAAGTGCATGATCGTTGCAGCAAATATAGCCGATGAAACGCGGATGGCCAGCATATTTGCCGCTCTCAGGCCTCAGATCATTTTCCATGCAGCAGCCTACAAGCATATTCCGATGATGGAAAACAACCCGGCAGAGGCGCTGCGAACCAATATCTGTGCTACAAAACTGCTGGCAGAACTTGCAAGCGACCATGGCTGTGACAAATTTGTGTTCATCTCGACCGACAAAGCGGTCCATCCCGCCAATGTAGCCGGTGCATCCAAAAGAATTGCCGAATTGTGCCTGCTTGACATACAAAAAAGATCCGGAACGCGCTTTTCAATTGTCCGGTTCGGCAATGTCCTTGGTTCCAACGGATCGGTTATCCCGCGGTTCAGGAAACAGATCGAAA is a window from the Marinilabiliales bacterium genome containing:
- a CDS encoding 2,3,4,5-tetrahydropyridine-2,6-dicarboxylate N-succinyltransferase — its product is MCDKEQEIIEAAWENRDLTDSRETAETIEKIIGKLDRGEIRVAEPTGDGWQVNDWVKKAVILYFPLRKMEVTEAGPLEFHDKMRLKKGYDQAGVRVVPHAIARYGSYLSRGVVMMPSYVNIGAWVGENTMVDTWATVGSCAQIGKNVHLSGGVGIGGVLEPVQASPVIIEDNCFIGSRCIVVEGVRVEREAVLGANVVLTMSTRIIDVTGSSPLEMRGVVPGGSVVIPGTFPKKFPAGEYQVPCALIIGKRKKSTDMKTSLNEALREYNVSV
- a CDS encoding S9 family peptidase, with the protein product MKKTTKTTLLSIAIAVVCSFSLSAQLDTPYMLPPDDILSIVDAPATPSVSIHPRGEMMLLFDNPSMPGIDELAREELRLAGVRFDPATNGPGRARYNTGISVMDMDGTNERRLRGLPYPAKINNVRWAPDGSRIAFLVTVDHGIELWYADLSKAEAFRLTEPVVNDVLGNPFTWLSDSETLIYTQVPAGRGEAPLRPAVPAGPVVQESIGRQAPARTFQDLLTDRHDEELFEYYATAQLVKISLNGDRSNIGDPAIFRSVSSSPDGNYLMVMSIQRPFSYLVPQFRFPYNVEVWDTGGQLVRTIAEVPLMEEMPRGFGATSPGPRSFTWRNDAPATVYWVEALDGGDPSVDVPYRDQLVRLESPFAGEPRKGLKLELRYAGITWGNDDMAVVYEFWRSDRRMVTSFFNPNTHDGKDVIWDRSTEDRYGDPGSFMTVVNENGFSVLQFDNRGRSLYLSGMGASPEGNRPFVDEFNIRTKSVSRLWRSESPYYEVPIRLLDTRRGRLLTRRESTSDPQNYFIRDLRSGSLDQITFFPDPQPQLRDVTREMIHYEREDGVSLTAELYLPAGYDPEADGPLPAILWAYPREFRSADAAGQVTGSPYTFTRVGTTSVVLFVTQGYAVLNNASFPIVGEGDEEPNDTFVEQLVANAEAAVNKIVGMGVADPRRIAVSGHSYGGFMTANLLSHSDIFAAGIARSAAFNRTMTPFGFQAEERTYWEAPEIYFRMSPFSYAHQVTAPTLLIHGAADNNAGTFPMQSERYYNALQGHGVTTRLVMLPYESHGYVARESILHVLWEYTEWLDRYVKNREN
- a CDS encoding DUF2807 domain-containing protein — its product is MQRFFFSEVFKILIPARRLYQSKPTIMSINARITLIVLMLTAISVGTAVAQRDLPAEERRVEKFKSISVSVPGEVYLKQGDEQKVIIEGTNRVVENLITEVNNGRLSIRMPSRWRYRRSDELYVYITMTELEGIALSGSASIYSEGPVTTGRMAVTISGSGRIELEELDASELDVTVSGSGRLTIGGGRKLEKSKIVISGSGRLDTRNLPVENADALITGSGNCSIHVMSNLNVRISGSGRVIYTGNPRIDARITGSGRVVNAN
- a CDS encoding threonylcarbamoyl-AMP synthase translates to MKEDLERALESIQKGGTILYPTDTIWGIGCDATNNRAVMKVFDIKNREDTRQMLILIDEPSNIHKYVMDVPDIAFNFIDAAKRPLSIIFQNAINLAPSLIGHDHTIGIRVVKDDFCRELIRMLGKPIVSTSANISGSPPPGSFSKIADSIKDAVDYIVVHRQDDARQSSPSDIIKFGEDGEIIKIR
- a CDS encoding polysaccharide biosynthesis protein encodes the protein MTDEHHYGYDERGHTPRWMIFLLDLVISISSMVLAYQLRFNFSIPAEWSSRFSLVFPLVIIVRGGSFLVFRTFAGLIRYTGTGESGRLLYVASTGTGILTGINLLAYVVTGGILLFPMSVLLIDLVVLLFLLTTTRMFMRNTYYELFNKRDDRKGVIIYGTGQGGLVLKHTLEREMGRNFRVVGFMDETERIAGKKIEGVMVHDVGDLRAFLERTKIHSFIFSKDPPSPEKKVDIVDVCLDFDMKVLSVPHISSWISSRLAFNQIKSVHIDDLLERTPVPVNDSRISSLISGKVIMITGAAGSIGSEIVRQVKDYDPGKLILVDQAESALYDLELKIREEFNQEKCMIVAANIADETRMASIFAALRPQIIFHAAAYKHIPMMENNPAEALRTNICATKLLAELASDHGCDKFVFISTDKAVHPANVAGASKRIAELCLLDIQKRSGTRFSIVRFGNVLGSNGSVIPRFRKQIETGGPVTITHPEVTRYFMTSTIAAQLILEAGAMSEGGEIFVFEMGHSIRIYDLARKMIKLTGLVPGQDIEIKFTGLRAGEKINEEIMYTHEYTTPTDNPKISLVLDRNRSCDGISGKIEALTQLLPGNDNDKILAAFSDILPGFQHAAAVKSKD